The following proteins are co-located in the Cyprinus carpio isolate SPL01 chromosome B19, ASM1834038v1, whole genome shotgun sequence genome:
- the LOC109064652 gene encoding homeotic protein spalt-major-like isoform X1, translating to MNGALYISFFQGQLESALEQVVQLSVQEITNTVGATLNSMLLETATKEQENQRLRATLQSRGGNGKSNASKGKTDTNDETKQHTPSQSPECGVQSETLRREQKARAVGQLKSVMEHVLEFAVCELTKIVEDSFDDLLAEFTKKERENQILKKQLQDKNIVEDRDVPAVETEERENDSASPSSSKAEKQESKSLQYQSPKKEWEKEKTETTNEPDKQTVIAVAQDWVPILDKVFGQKWCSDLWQIKEVTTSKEECTGLSSGSVTDMDSLIRETLMPSCLATQRKLDLEVGQPPWLPLDDMEVDSLTSETPSVPVISSTGDDSQIRSSSMLQRLLTLPSQILEDDDESMDAVPSMEVSTDPADLQLGKGSKSDQMDKKEEEDDDEEEDEDSAETTDRTESLKNKGRRKSHACKECGRKFSRAHLLRAHRQTHEETPNRCPQCGKSFSQSSRLQAHLRTHADKTI from the exons ATGAACGGTGCCCTTTACATTTCGTTTTTCCAAGGTCAGCTGGAGTCCGCGCTGGAGCAGGTAGTGCAGCTCTCCGTTCAGGAAATCACCAACACTGTCGGGGCCACTTTGAATTCAATGCTATTGGAAACGGCCACCAAAGAGCAAGAAAATCAGCGTTTAAGGGCGACCCTTCAGTCTCGTGGAGGGAACGGGAAAAGCAATGCGTCTAAGGGAAAAACAGACACGAACGATGAAACAAAGCAACACACCCCCAGTCAGAGCCCTGAATGTGGCGTTCAGTCTGAAACGCTCAGGCGTGAACAGAAAGCGCGAGCAGTTG GTCAGTTAAAATCTGTTATGGAACATGTGCTGGAATTCGCTGTTTGTGAGCTGACTAAAATCGTGGAAGACAGCTTTGACGACCTGCTCGCGGAGTTCACCAAGAAGGAGCGGGaaaaccaaatattaaaaaagcagTTACAGGACAAGAACATAGTGGAGGACAGAGATGTGCCTGCTGTGGAAACAGAGGAGCGCGAAAACGACTCTGCCTCTCCTAGCAGTTCCAAAGCGGAAAAGCAAGAGTCGAAAAGCCTGCAGTACCAATCGCCCAAAAAAGAGTGGgaaaaggaaaaaactgaaaCCACAAATG aaCCAGACAAGCAGACTGTCATTGCAGTGGCTCAGGACTGGGTGCCGATCCTGGACAAAGTCTTCGGGCAGAAGTGGTGCAGTGACCTCTGGCAGATCAAAGAGGTCACCACCAGTAAAGAGGAGTGCACTGGGCTGAGCTCGGGCTCGGTGACTGACATGGACAGCTTAATTCGGGAGACGCTCATGCCGTCTTGCCTGGCCACTCAGAGGAAGCTGGACCTTGAGGTGGGCCAGCCGCCCTGGTTACCACTTGACGATATGGAGGTTGATTCTTTAACCTCTGAGACTCCCAGCGTTCCTGTCATCAGCTCCACAG GTGATGACTCTCAAATCAGATCTTCGTCGATGTTGCAAAGACTCCTGACGCTTCCTTCCCAGATTCTTGAGGATGACGATGAGTCCATGGATGCCGTTCCCAGTATGGAAGTGTCCACAGATCCGGCTGATTTGCAACTCGGTAAGGGCTCAAAAAGTGACCAGATGGATAagaaggaagaggaggatgatgacgaggaggaggatgaagatagCGCCGAGACGACGGACAGGACTGAGTCCTTGAAAAACAAAGGTAGGAGAAAATCCCATGCTTGCAAAGAGTGCGGCAGGAAGTTCAGCCGAGCGCATCTTCTCAGAGCCCACCGACAAACGCATGAGGAGACGCCCAACCGATGCccacaatgtggaaagagtttctccCAGTCTTCAAGGCTCCAGGCTCACTTACGGACGCATGCGGACAAAACAATATGA
- the LOC109064652 gene encoding ESF1 homolog isoform X2: MLLETATKEQENQRLRATLQSRGGNGKSNASKGKTDTNDETKQHTPSQSPECGVQSETLRREQKARAVGQLKSVMEHVLEFAVCELTKIVEDSFDDLLAEFTKKERENQILKKQLQDKNIVEDRDVPAVETEERENDSASPSSSKAEKQESKSLQYQSPKKEWEKEKTETTNEPDKQTVIAVAQDWVPILDKVFGQKWCSDLWQIKEVTTSKEECTGLSSGSVTDMDSLIRETLMPSCLATQRKLDLEVGQPPWLPLDDMEVDSLTSETPSVPVISSTGDDSQIRSSSMLQRLLTLPSQILEDDDESMDAVPSMEVSTDPADLQLGKGSKSDQMDKKEEEDDDEEEDEDSAETTDRTESLKNKGRRKSHACKECGRKFSRAHLLRAHRQTHEETPNRCPQCGKSFSQSSRLQAHLRTHADKTI, translated from the exons ATGCTATTGGAAACGGCCACCAAAGAGCAAGAAAATCAGCGTTTAAGGGCGACCCTTCAGTCTCGTGGAGGGAACGGGAAAAGCAATGCGTCTAAGGGAAAAACAGACACGAACGATGAAACAAAGCAACACACCCCCAGTCAGAGCCCTGAATGTGGCGTTCAGTCTGAAACGCTCAGGCGTGAACAGAAAGCGCGAGCAGTTG GTCAGTTAAAATCTGTTATGGAACATGTGCTGGAATTCGCTGTTTGTGAGCTGACTAAAATCGTGGAAGACAGCTTTGACGACCTGCTCGCGGAGTTCACCAAGAAGGAGCGGGaaaaccaaatattaaaaaagcagTTACAGGACAAGAACATAGTGGAGGACAGAGATGTGCCTGCTGTGGAAACAGAGGAGCGCGAAAACGACTCTGCCTCTCCTAGCAGTTCCAAAGCGGAAAAGCAAGAGTCGAAAAGCCTGCAGTACCAATCGCCCAAAAAAGAGTGGgaaaaggaaaaaactgaaaCCACAAATG aaCCAGACAAGCAGACTGTCATTGCAGTGGCTCAGGACTGGGTGCCGATCCTGGACAAAGTCTTCGGGCAGAAGTGGTGCAGTGACCTCTGGCAGATCAAAGAGGTCACCACCAGTAAAGAGGAGTGCACTGGGCTGAGCTCGGGCTCGGTGACTGACATGGACAGCTTAATTCGGGAGACGCTCATGCCGTCTTGCCTGGCCACTCAGAGGAAGCTGGACCTTGAGGTGGGCCAGCCGCCCTGGTTACCACTTGACGATATGGAGGTTGATTCTTTAACCTCTGAGACTCCCAGCGTTCCTGTCATCAGCTCCACAG GTGATGACTCTCAAATCAGATCTTCGTCGATGTTGCAAAGACTCCTGACGCTTCCTTCCCAGATTCTTGAGGATGACGATGAGTCCATGGATGCCGTTCCCAGTATGGAAGTGTCCACAGATCCGGCTGATTTGCAACTCGGTAAGGGCTCAAAAAGTGACCAGATGGATAagaaggaagaggaggatgatgacgaggaggaggatgaagatagCGCCGAGACGACGGACAGGACTGAGTCCTTGAAAAACAAAGGTAGGAGAAAATCCCATGCTTGCAAAGAGTGCGGCAGGAAGTTCAGCCGAGCGCATCTTCTCAGAGCCCACCGACAAACGCATGAGGAGACGCCCAACCGATGCccacaatgtggaaagagtttctccCAGTCTTCAAGGCTCCAGGCTCACTTACGGACGCATGCGGACAAAACAATATGA
- the LOC109111978 gene encoding zinc finger protein 883-like, producing the protein MAELETECITLGLNNLVSECGTPPPLDPLQAECTTPTLTMLSSECSTPTLSSLASEIVEPMAMLPCIKSEPDLDPICTVDLSVIQPLSTAELGSEQIKMEISGLDYIKSEHHSDLHSFHSTELDSYKSHYEPSLVFDYITHVSDSLEYIKSEQHSDLHSYYASELGAIKTEYEPNLMSSHIKTEMNGLESIHMAELRTELNKLRPETVIDSMGKMDSDFQSGNLYELTSVQASKATAAHNQTSTKGHAPTPRKPRNLTGEKPFSCTQCGKNFSTLGNLKTHQRIHTGERPYTCSQCGKSFGQAGNLKRHQLIHTGQKPYTCAHCPKGFTKADDLRSHQRLHTGEKPFSCAECGKSFGQTKELKAHQLSHTGERPFCCSLCGKSFTKESSYRNHQQIHTGEKPYSCSQCGKTFSNSGVLRTHEKIHSGEKPFGCTQCGKSFGRLGHLKAHQQIHTGERPYACQQCGKNFSQSGHLKAHEQIHKRERPDLSSGSSGSNDSS; encoded by the coding sequence ATGGCAGAGTTGGAGACAGAATGCATCACTTTAGGACTAAACAATTTGGTGTCTGAGTGCGGCACGCCGCCGCCCCTTGACCCTTTACAAGCAGAGTGCACCACGCCAACCCTGACTATGCTGTCGTCAGAATGTAGCACGCCAACGCTTAGCTCGCTGGCCTCCGAGATCGTGGAGCCCATGGCTATGCTGCCATGCATCAAAAGCGAGCCCGACCTCGACCCCATCTGCACGGTGGACCTGTCCGTGATCCAACCCCTGAGCACGGCCGAGCTGGGCTCTGAACAGATCAAGATGGAGATTAGCGGCCTGGACTACATCAAATCGGAGCACCACAGTGACCTCCATTCCTTCCACAGCACGGAGCTGGACTCCTACAAGTCACACTACGAACCCAGTCTGGTGTTCGACTACATCACTCATGTCTCGGACAGCTTGGAGTACATCAAGTCGGAGCAACATTCGGACCTCCACAGCTACTATGCCAGCGAGCTCGGCGCCATCAAGACCGAGTACGAGCCCAACCTCATGTCCAGCCACATCAAGACCGAGATGAACGGTTTGGAGTCCATTCACATGGCAGAGCTACGCACCGAACTCAACAAGCTCCGGCCCGAAACCGTAATCGACAGCATGGGTAAAATGGACTCGGATTTCCAATCGGGAAACCTTTACGAACTGACGTCCGTCCAGGCGAGCAAAGCAACTGCCGCACACAACCAAACCAGCACAAAAGGCCATGCGCCGACTCCACGCAAACCTCGCAACCTCACAGGTGAGAAGCCATTCTCCTGCACTCAGTGCGGGAAGAACTTCAGCACCCTGGGTAACCTGAAAACTCACCAACGCATCCATACCGGTGAGAGGCCTTACACCTGCTCCCAGTGTGGGAAGAGCTTCGGGCAGGCCGGTAACTTGAAAAGGCACCAGCTCATCCACACGGGCCAAAAACCTTACACTTGCGCGCACTGCCCGAAGGGTTTCACCAAAGCGGACGATCTCCGCTCGCACCAGCGTCTGCACACGGGCGAGAAGCCGTTCAGTTGCGCCGAGTGCGGTAAGAGCTTTGGTCAAACGAAGGAACTCAAAGCCCACCAGTTGAGCCACACAGGAGAGCGGCCCTTCTGCTGTTCGCTGTGCGGCAAGAGCTTCACTAAAGAGTCAAGTTACCGCAATCACCAGCAAATCCACACAGGTGAGAAGCCTTACAGCTGCTCCCAGTGTGGCAAAACTTTCAGCAATTCAGGGGTCCTCAGAACACACGAGAAGATTCACTCCGGGGAAAAACCGTTCGGCTGCACCCAGTGTGGCAAAAGTTTCGGTCGCTTGGGACATCTTAAAGCACACCAGCAAATTCACACGGGCGAACGGCCGTACGCTTGCCAGCAGTGTGGGAAGAATTTCAGCCAATCAGGTCATCTCAAAGCACACGAGCAGATTCACAAAAGAGAACGGCCCGATCTTAGCAGTGGCAGCAGTGGCAGTAACGATAGTAGCTAA